The window GCTTCACCGAGTCCACGACGACGCGGTCCACGCCCGCCTTCGTCAGGTCCAGGGTGTACGTGAAGCCCTTCGACACCTGAAGGATCTTCGGGTTCGCGCCGTTCACCGGACCGCTGACCTGCTGCTGGAGCGCGGTGATCAGCTGCGCGCCGGTCAGGTCCACGATGTTCATCATGTTGGTGAACGGCTGGACCGTGAAGGACTCGCCGTACGTCACCACTCCGTCGCCCTCGGCCCCGGAGGCCTTGAAGGCGAGGTCCGAGCGGATGCCGCCCGGGTTCATGACGGCCAACTGCGCGCCGCCCTTGTCGGCCGGGGCCAGGGCCTCCAGCTGCGCGTCGGCGATCAGGTCGCCGAGCGGCTTCTCGTACGCCTCGGAGCCACGGCCCGGGATGTCCGCCGAGATGAAGCCCTGGGGACGGTTGGCGATCGGGGCCGCCAGCTCGTTCCAGCGCCGGATCAGGTCGCTCATGTCCGCGGCCTTGGGCTGCTCACGGTTGACGACCTTGTTGACCGGCTTGGGCGAGGTGACCGGCGTACGGACGATGTCCTTGGTCTGCCGGTCGTACGTGAGCGTGGTGTCCGTGTACAGCCGACCGATGGAGGCGGCCGAGGTGACCGTGCGCGGGTTGCCCGCCGGGTCGGGGATGTTGCACGCGTACGCCTGGTGCGTGTGGCCGGTCACCAGCGCGTCGACCTTGGGGTCGACCTTCTTGGCGATGTCCACGATCGCGCCCGAGATGCCGGCGCCCGCGCCGGGGGTGTCGCAGTCGTAGTTGTACGCGCCGCCCGCGGGCAGACCGCCCTCGTGGATGAGCGCGACGATCGACTTCACGCCCTGCTTGTTCAGCTCCGCGGCGTACTTGTTGATCGTCTCGACCTCGTCGCCGAACTTGAGGCCCTTGACGCCCTCGGCGGTGACGACGTCCGGAGTGCCCTCCAGGGTGACGCCGATGAAGCCGATCTTCACGTCCCCCTTCTTCCAGACGAAGGTGGGCGACATCAGCGGACGCTTGGTCTTCTCGTCCGTCACGTTCGCGGCGAGGTACTGGAACTCCGCTCCGGTGAACGTCTTGCCGTACTCGAAACAGCCCTCGGTGGGGTGGCAACCGCCGTACGCCATGCGGCGCAGCTCGGTCTTGCCCTCGTCGAACTCGTGGTTGCCGACGCTGGACACGTCGAGGCCGAGCTTGTTCATCGCCTCGATGGTCGGCTCGTCGTGGAAGAGCCCCGACAGCATCGGGCTGCCGCCGATCATGTCACCGGCCGCGGCGGTGACGGAGTACTCGTGGCCCTTGCGGGCTTCGCGCAGGCTCGTCGCCAGGTACTCGACGCCGCCCGCGGGTATGGCCTTGGTGGTGCCGTCCGCCTGGCGTTCGGTCACGGTGCCGGAGGAACCCTGCGGGGGCTCCAGCGTGCCGTGGAAGTCATTGAACGAAAGCATCTGAACATCGACGGTCCGGCTCTTGGCCGCACCGCCACCACTCGCGGCTCCGGCCGGAAGGGCGGCGGCGACCAGGGCTCCGGCGCCGGCCGTGGCGGCGAGAGCGGCGAGGGTCAACCGGCGGGCTCGGCGGTGCCGTTGTGGCTTCGCTGACATTTAGTCCCCTTTGCGGACAGCGAGACAACTTGGGAGGTCCGCCGCAGCCTATTGTCAACGCGCGTAGCACGACAGGGTCCAATGGGTTACGGGCTGGTTGCGGTCGTACGGTGGGGTCATGACTGACGCAGCAGCGGCCCCGGAGCCGGGACGGCAGATTGAGACCCTCGACGAGCTGACGGAGGAACAGGCCGACGCCGTACTCACCCTGATCACGGACGCGGCCCGCACCGACGGCACCACCGCCGTGTCCGAACAGGGACGCATCCAGCTCCGCGGCGGACCCCGCGAGGGCATCCGGCACTTCCTGCTCACCGCCGACGGACGCCTCACCGCGTACGGACAACTGGAGGACACCGACCCGGTGGAGGCCCCCGCCGCGGAACTCGTCGTCCACCCCTCCCTGCGCGGCCGCGGCCACGGCCGGGCCCTGGGCACCGCCCTGCTGGCCGCCTCGGGCAAGCGCGTCCGGGTCTGGGCGCACGGCGGCAAGTCCGCCGCCCGGCACCTCGCGCAGGTCCTCGGCCTGACCCTGTTCCGCGAACTGCGCCAGCTGCGCCGCCCGCTCGGCCCCGAGGCACCGCCGCTGCCCGAACCCGCCCTGCCGGCCGGGGTCACCGTACGCACCTTCGTCCCCGGCGCCGACGACGCGGCCTGGATCGCGGCCAACGCGGCCGCCTTCGCCCACCACCCCGAACAGGGCTCCCTCACCGAGCGGGACCTGGCCGACCGGATCGCGCAGCCGTGGTTCGACGCCAAGGGCTTCTTCCTCGCGGAGCGCGACGGCGAGCTGATCGGCTTCCACTGGACGAAGATCCACGCCGAGGAGCGGCTCGGCGAGGTCTACGTCGTCGGCGTCCGCCCCGGCGCGCAGGGCGGCGGCCTGGGCAAGGCCCTCACCGCGATCGGCCTGCGCCACCTCGCGGCGGCCGGCCTGCCCACCGCGATGCTCTACGTGGACGCCGACAACCCGGCCGCCCTCGCCGTGTACGAGGGCCTCGGCTTCACCACCCACGAGGTGGACCTGATGTACCGCACCGAGAGCTGAGGCGCCGGCCGAACGGAGCAATCCGTCACCCCGGCGTCCTCCCGTGCGCCAGGCGGACCCTGGAAGCCATTCGCCATTAACCGGGCATTAAGAAGCGCTTGCCAGCATCCGAGCATGCAGCCCCGACTCCGCCTGACGGCCGACACTTCCGACGCGCCTGTCCTGCCGCGTGCGCGGAAGAATGGAGTCATGAGCCACAAGCCCAGCGCCGGCCCCACCGAGGTCCCCGCCCAGCACCCGTCTCACACGCCCGCCACGGCGAAGTCGCAGCTCGGCTCCATAGCCGCGCACCGCCCGAACGTCGGCCACGTCGATCTCGATCCGGATCTCGACGCCGATCCGGACACCTACGACGACAAGGAGGGCGGCGAACTGCCCCCCGGGCGGTTCCTCGACCGCGAACGCAGCTGGCTCGCCTTCAACGAACGGGTACTGGAACTCGCGGAGGACCCCGCCACCCCGCTGCTGGAGCGCGCCAACTTCCTGGCGATCTTCGCGAGCAACCTCGACGAGTTCTTCATGGTCCGCGTCGCCGGCCTCAAGCGCCGCATCGCGACCGGCGTCGCCACCCGCTCCGCCTCCGGCCTCCAGCCCCGCGAGGTACTGGACCTGATCTGGACCCGCTCGCGCGAGCTCATGGCCCGGCACGCCGCCTGCTACCAGCAGGACATCGCCCCCCAGCTCGCCGAGGAGGGCATCCACCTCATCCGGTGGCCCGACCTCACCGAGAAGGAGCAGGCGCGCCTCTTCACCCTGTTCCGCAACCAGATCTTCCCGGTGCTCACCCCGCTGGCCGTGGACCCCGCGCACCCCTTCCCGTACATCTCCGGCCTGTCCCTGAACCTGGCCGTCGTCGTGCGCAACCCGGTCAGCGGCCACCGCCACTTCGCCCGGGTCAAGGTCCCGCCGCTGCTCTCCCGCTTCCTGGAGGCCTCCCCCCAGCGCTACGTCCCGCTGGAGGACGTCATCGCCGCGCACCTGGAGGAGCTGTTCCCCGGCATGGAGGTGCTCGCGCACCACATGTTCCGCGTCACCCGCAACGAGGACCTCGAAGTCGAGGAGGACGACGCGGAGAACCTCCTCCAGGCCCTGGAGAAGGAACTCATGCGGCGCCGCTTCGGCCCGCCCGTCCGCCTGGAGGTCGAGGAGTCCATCGACCCCGGCGTCCTGGACCTCCTCGTACAGGAACTCAAGGTCAGCGCCGCCGAGGTCTACCCGCTGCCCGGACCGCTCGACCTGACCGCCCTCTTCGGGATCTCCTCCCTGGACCGGCCCGAGCTGAAGTACCCGAAGTTCATCGCCGGCACCCACCGCGACCTCGCCGAGGTGGAGTCCGCGTCCGCGCCCGACATCTTCGCCGCGCTGCGCGAACGGGACGTGCTGCTGCACCACCCGTACGACTCCTTCTCCACCTCCGTACAGGCCTTCCTGGAACAGGCCGCCGCCGACCCGGACGTCCTCGCGATCAAGCAGACCCTGTACCGGACCTCCGGCGACTCGCCCATCGTCGACGCCCTCATCGACGCCGCCGAATCCGGCAAGCAGGTCCTCGTCCTCGTCGAGATCAAGGCCCGCTTCGACGAACAGGCCAACATCAAATGGGCGCGCAAGCTGGAGGAGTCCGGCTGCCACGTCGTCTACGGGCTCGTCGGCCTCAAGACCCACTGCAAGCTGTCGCTCGTCGTCCGCCAGGAAGGCGACCAACTGCGCCGCTACTCCCACGTCGGAACCGGCAACTACCACCCCAAGACGGCCCGCCTCTACGAGGACCTCGGCCTGCTCACCACCGACCCCCAGGTCGGCGCCGACCTCTCCGACCTCTTCAACCGGCTGTCCGGCTACTCGCGCCGCGAGACCTACCGCCGACTGCTGACCGCCCCCAAGTCGCTGCGCGACGGCCTCGTCTCCCGCATCGACAAGGAAGCCGACCACCACCGGGCCGGCCGGCCCGCGTACGTCCGACTGAAGATGAACTCGATCGTCGACGAGGCCCTCATCGACTCCCTCTACCGGGCCGCCCGCGCGGGCGTCCCGGTCGACATCTGGGTCCGCGGCATCTGCGCCGTGCGCCCCGGCGTCCCCGGGCTGTCGGAGAACATCCGCGTCCGCTCGATCCTCGGCCGCTTCCTCGAACACTCCCGGGTCTTCGCCTTCGGCAACGGGGGCGAACCCGAGGTGTGGATCGGCAGCGCCGACATGATGCACCGCAACCTCGACCGTCGCATCGAGGCACTGGTCAGGGTCGCCGACCCGGCCCACCGCACGTCACTGGACCGACTCCTCGAAATCGGCATGTCCGACGACACCGCCTCCTGGCACCTGGGGCCGGACGGCGAGTGGACCCGGCACGCCACGGACTCCGAGGGCCAGCCGCTGCGGCACGTACAGGAGATGCTCATAGACGCCCGGAGGCGCCGGCGTGGCTCAGCCAAACCATGACCCCCTGGCAGGCGACGTGCTCGGCACGTACCTGCGGTCCCAGGCCACCGCTTTCCTGCGCGCGCTGCGCCTGCACGGCGACGGCGCGGCAGGGGCGGCCGACACCGCCGGGGGAACCGACGCGGCGCGCGGCCTGCGGGGGGCCGCGCGCCGGATCTCCGGCTCCCTGGGCACCTTCCGGGCGGTGACCGAGTCGGCCTGGGCCGACTCGCTGCGCACGGAACTCGTCTGGCTGTCCTCCACCCTCGCCGACGAGCACGCGTACGGCGTCCGCCTGTCACGGCTCATGGACGCCCTGCACCGGCTCTCCGGAACCCCCGAGGTGCCCGCGCCCCGGGGCACCGCCGGCGCGCTCACCGTGGGCTCCGCCCGGGCGGGCGCACTGCTGGAACGGCAGCTCACCCTGGCCCGGACCCGAGCCCACTCGGCGACCCTGTCCGCCCTCGGCTCGGCCCGGTTCCACGCGGTCGCCGACGCGGTGGCCGTCCTCGCCTCCGAGGTCCCGCTGGACCCCGTCGCGGCCCGCGGCCGGGTCGACGACGTACTGGTCCCGCTGGCCGAGGTGGCCGAAACCCGTCTGCTCGGCGCCGTGGACGCGCTCCCGGCCCCGGAGGGCGGCACCCCGTACTCCGCACACGAGGACGGGGCCTGGCACGAGGTACGCCGCCTCCTGCGGGTCCACCGGTACGCCCGGGAAACCCTCGGCGACGACGTGACCCGGCTGGTCGCCGCCGGCGAGGCCCTGGACCGCCACCGCGACGCCTCCGAGGCCGCCGCAGCCTCCGCGACCGCCGCCCGCACCCCCCGCATCGCCCCGGCCACCGCGTACGCCCTCGGCGTCCTGCACGCCGACCAACGCCACGCGGTCGAAGCCGCCCGCCACACCTTCCACACCCTCTGGCACCCCACCCCGGCCCTCCCCTGACCCAAGGCCCCCCGCCCCTTCCAGCCCCGCCGGCCCCTTGAGGCGCAGCCGCCCAATCCAGCCCCGCCGGCGTTTGAGGCGCGGGGGTCCGGGGGCAGCGCCCCCGGCAACGGCGCCGCACGGCCCCACGCACCCGCACCACGCCCACACCCGGCCCCCGGCGGGTTTGCGCACCAACCCCCCGGGCAGGCCCCCGGCGAAGGCCCCGCGCCAAGACACCCCGACCCCCGGGCGGCCCGGCGCGGTGACACCGCCGATTTCCGGCCACCCCACCGCTCCGCCCCACCCCGCCGGCCAGGCAAAGGTCACGGCGGCATAACGTGCGGATAACGCCCCGTTACGCCCAGGTACAAACCCCCCCATCCGCACCGGCCCGCCCGCCACGGTTCACCGTCCGTTCACCGAGGGCCGTCGACCGCTTCACCTGTTCTGCCTAATTTCGGTACTGCAAGGTGCGAGCCGGGCCGAAAAGCCCACTGCCCGCACCCGGCCAACCCGTAGTCCTCTTCGCACGCCGCCCCGATACAGAAAGCGGCCGGCGGCTTCTGGAAGGAACACCCGAAAGTGAAGCTTCAGCGCAAGAGCATGCTTCGTGCCTCCGCCCTCGGGGCGCTTGTCGTGTCCGGCGCCCTGGTCCTCACGGCGTGCGGCTCGGACAACAACACCAAGACCGACTCCTCGGCGAGCGGCAAGGCCTCGGCCCCCGCACCCGGCGACGTCAAGTGCGAAGGCGCCAAGGGCAAGCTGCTCGCCTCCGGCTCGTCCGCGCAGAAGAACGCCGTGGACGTGTGGGTGAAGAACTACATGGCCGCCTGCTCCGGCGTCGAGGTCAACTACAAGTCCTCCTCCTCCGGTGAGGGCATCGTCGCCTTCAACCAGGGCACCGTCGGCTTCGCCGGCTCGGACTCCGCGCTGAAGCCCGAGCAGGTCGAGGAGTCGAAGAAGATCTGCACCGGCGGCCAGGGCATCAACCTGCCCATGGTCGGCGGCCCGATCGCGATCGGCTTCAACGTCGCGGGTGTGGACAAGCTGAACCTGGACGCCGCCACGATCGCCAACATCTTCAACGACAAGATCAAGAAGTGGGATGACGAGGCGATCAAGAAGCTGAACCCCGGCGTCACGCTTCCCGGCACCGCGATCCAGCACTTCCACCGCTCCGAGGACTCGGGCACCACCGAGAACCTGGGCAAGTACCTCAAGGCCACCGCCGGTGACGCCTGGCCGCACGACCCCGCGAAGAAGTGGCCGGCCCCGGGCGGCCTCGGCGCCTCCGGCTCCTCCGGTGTCGCCTCGCAGGTCAAGGCCGTCGACGGTTCGATCGGTTACTTCGA of the Streptomyces sp. NBC_01426 genome contains:
- a CDS encoding RNA degradosome polyphosphate kinase, which translates into the protein MSHKPSAGPTEVPAQHPSHTPATAKSQLGSIAAHRPNVGHVDLDPDLDADPDTYDDKEGGELPPGRFLDRERSWLAFNERVLELAEDPATPLLERANFLAIFASNLDEFFMVRVAGLKRRIATGVATRSASGLQPREVLDLIWTRSRELMARHAACYQQDIAPQLAEEGIHLIRWPDLTEKEQARLFTLFRNQIFPVLTPLAVDPAHPFPYISGLSLNLAVVVRNPVSGHRHFARVKVPPLLSRFLEASPQRYVPLEDVIAAHLEELFPGMEVLAHHMFRVTRNEDLEVEEDDAENLLQALEKELMRRRFGPPVRLEVEESIDPGVLDLLVQELKVSAAEVYPLPGPLDLTALFGISSLDRPELKYPKFIAGTHRDLAEVESASAPDIFAALRERDVLLHHPYDSFSTSVQAFLEQAAADPDVLAIKQTLYRTSGDSPIVDALIDAAESGKQVLVLVEIKARFDEQANIKWARKLEESGCHVVYGLVGLKTHCKLSLVVRQEGDQLRRYSHVGTGNYHPKTARLYEDLGLLTTDPQVGADLSDLFNRLSGYSRRETYRRLLTAPKSLRDGLVSRIDKEADHHRAGRPAYVRLKMNSIVDEALIDSLYRAARAGVPVDIWVRGICAVRPGVPGLSENIRVRSILGRFLEHSRVFAFGNGGEPEVWIGSADMMHRNLDRRIEALVRVADPAHRTSLDRLLEIGMSDDTASWHLGPDGEWTRHATDSEGQPLRHVQEMLIDARRRRRGSAKP
- the pstS gene encoding phosphate ABC transporter substrate-binding protein PstS — encoded protein: MKLQRKSMLRASALGALVVSGALVLTACGSDNNTKTDSSASGKASAPAPGDVKCEGAKGKLLASGSSAQKNAVDVWVKNYMAACSGVEVNYKSSSSGEGIVAFNQGTVGFAGSDSALKPEQVEESKKICTGGQGINLPMVGGPIAIGFNVAGVDKLNLDAATIANIFNDKIKKWDDEAIKKLNPGVTLPGTAIQHFHRSEDSGTTENLGKYLKATAGDAWPHDPAKKWPAPGGLGASGSSGVASQVKAVDGSIGYFELSYAASQNIKTVDLNTGAGAPVKATGENASKAIAAAKIAGTGSDLALKLDYTTKAEGAYPIVLVTYEVVCDKGNKAETLPTVKSFLNYTASDAGQKVLGENGYAPIPTEINAKVREVITSLS
- a CDS encoding bifunctional metallophosphatase/5'-nucleotidase; the encoded protein is MSAKPQRHRRARRLTLAALAATAGAGALVAAALPAGAASGGGAAKSRTVDVQMLSFNDFHGTLEPPQGSSGTVTERQADGTTKAIPAGGVEYLATSLREARKGHEYSVTAAAGDMIGGSPMLSGLFHDEPTIEAMNKLGLDVSSVGNHEFDEGKTELRRMAYGGCHPTEGCFEYGKTFTGAEFQYLAANVTDEKTKRPLMSPTFVWKKGDVKIGFIGVTLEGTPDVVTAEGVKGLKFGDEVETINKYAAELNKQGVKSIVALIHEGGLPAGGAYNYDCDTPGAGAGISGAIVDIAKKVDPKVDALVTGHTHQAYACNIPDPAGNPRTVTSAASIGRLYTDTTLTYDRQTKDIVRTPVTSPKPVNKVVNREQPKAADMSDLIRRWNELAAPIANRPQGFISADIPGRGSEAYEKPLGDLIADAQLEALAPADKGGAQLAVMNPGGIRSDLAFKASGAEGDGVVTYGESFTVQPFTNMMNIVDLTGAQLITALQQQVSGPVNGANPKILQVSKGFTYTLDLTKAGVDRVVVDSVKLNGVAIDPAKTYRVAMNEFLAGGGDGFTVLKEHKNKLVGASDLDCFNAYLTNNSSQESPIAPPAANRITIVK
- a CDS encoding CHAD domain-containing protein translates to MAQPNHDPLAGDVLGTYLRSQATAFLRALRLHGDGAAGAADTAGGTDAARGLRGAARRISGSLGTFRAVTESAWADSLRTELVWLSSTLADEHAYGVRLSRLMDALHRLSGTPEVPAPRGTAGALTVGSARAGALLERQLTLARTRAHSATLSALGSARFHAVADAVAVLASEVPLDPVAARGRVDDVLVPLAEVAETRLLGAVDALPAPEGGTPYSAHEDGAWHEVRRLLRVHRYARETLGDDVTRLVAAGEALDRHRDASEAAAASATAARTPRIAPATAYALGVLHADQRHAVEAARHTFHTLWHPTPALP
- the mshD gene encoding mycothiol synthase, which gives rise to MTDAAAAPEPGRQIETLDELTEEQADAVLTLITDAARTDGTTAVSEQGRIQLRGGPREGIRHFLLTADGRLTAYGQLEDTDPVEAPAAELVVHPSLRGRGHGRALGTALLAASGKRVRVWAHGGKSAARHLAQVLGLTLFRELRQLRRPLGPEAPPLPEPALPAGVTVRTFVPGADDAAWIAANAAAFAHHPEQGSLTERDLADRIAQPWFDAKGFFLAERDGELIGFHWTKIHAEERLGEVYVVGVRPGAQGGGLGKALTAIGLRHLAAAGLPTAMLYVDADNPAALAVYEGLGFTTHEVDLMYRTES